From Ananas comosus cultivar F153 linkage group 8, ASM154086v1, whole genome shotgun sequence, one genomic window encodes:
- the LOC109714510 gene encoding ribose-phosphate pyrophosphokinase 1-like codes for MASLVFSSSSSSSSSSSSFFISRARSSRRRFASSARISVRCNMYDSLRFENGVPPQPPPCIPVLNDPTMAELCPGPRCLQDGVGNQVSRLRIFSGTANPALAQEVATYLGMELGKIKIKRFADGEIYVQLQESVRGCDVFLIQPTCPPANENLMELLIMIDACRRASAKNITAVIPYFGYARADRKTQGRESIAAKLVANLITEAGADRMLACDLHSGQSMGYFDIPVDHVYGQPVILDYLASKTICSNDLVVVSPDVGGVARARAFAKKLSDAPLAIVDKRRHGHNLTEVLNLIGDVKGKVAVMVDDMIDTAGTIAKGAALLHQEGAREVYACSTHAVFSDPAVERLSSGLFQEVIITNTIPLPEQKSFPQLTVLSVANLLGETIWRVHDDCSVSSIFQ; via the exons ATGGCGTCCTTGgtgttctcctcctcctcctcctcctcctcctcttcctcttcgttcTTCATCTCCCGCGCTCGTTCATCGCGTCGCCGCTTCGCCTCCTCCGCTCGCATCTCCGTG AGATGCAACATGTACGATTCTCTGAGGTTCGAGAACGGAgtgccgccgcagccgccgccgtgCATTCCGGTGCTCAACGATCCGACGATGGCGGAGCTCTGCCCGGGGCCGCGATGCCTTCAGGACGGCGTCGGCAATCAAGTCTCGAGGCTGCGGATCTTCTCGGGCACCGCCAATCCGGCGCTCGCGCAG GAGGTTGCCACCTACTTGGGCATGGAGCTTGGAAAAATCAAGATAAAGAGATTCGCTGATGGTGAAATTTATGTTCAAttgcaagagagtgtgagagggtgtgATGTATTTCTCATCCAGCCAACATGCCCCCCTGCAAATGAAAATTTAATGGAGCTTTTGATCATGATTGATGCATGTCGAAGAGCATCGGCAAAAAACATCACTGCAGTTATACCATACTTTGGTTATGCCAGAGCAGATAGGAAG ACCCAAGGCCGTGAATCCATCGCAGCGAAGCTTGTCGCGAACTTAATTACAGAAGCAGGCGCAGACCGCATGCTTGCATGTGATCTTCATTCTGGGCAGTCCATGGGCTACTTTGACATACCGGTGGACCATGTATATGGTCAA CCTGTTATTCTTGATTACTTGGCCAGCAAGACAATCTGTTCGAATGATCTGGTAGTTGTATCTCCGGATGTCGGCGGTGTGGCTAGGGCACGTGCTTTTGCCAAGAAATTATCGGATGCGCCTCTAGCTATTGTGGATAAAAGGCGCCATGGGCACAATCTTACCGAG GTATTGAATCTCATAGGGGATGTTAAAGGAAAAGTGGCCGTCATGGTGGATGATATGATTGACACAGCTG GAACGATCGCAAAAGGTGCAGCTTTATTACACCAAGAGGGAGCTAGAGAGGTTTACGCTTGCAGCACCCATGCTGTTTTCAG CGATCCTGCCGTTGAGAGGCTATCAAGCGGCCTCTTTCAGGAGGTCATCATCACAAACACTATCCCGCTTCCGGAGCAGAAAAGCTTCCCTCAGCTGACGGTCCTTTCGGTGGCGAATCTGCTCGGCGAGACCATCTGGCGCGTTCACGATGATTGCTCTGTAAGCAGCATCTTTCAGTGA
- the LOC109713650 gene encoding NADH dehydrogenase [ubiquinone] 1 alpha subcomplex assembly factor 3-like, whose product MVVGGGRQRAASMLPYLVKTLRKEPLKPTNQTLPSLRRTFSLYDQINLIDTVPDDQLRFQGYSDTGFTINKVKYEGSLLIVENKIMSWAPKKFSEITTESLSIFQVLRPVPEILILGCGRNVEPVSPALRRFIRSTGMKLEAIDSRNAASTYNILNEEGRPVAAALLPYGVTS is encoded by the exons atggtggTGGGGGGAGGGAGGCAAAGGGCGGCGTCGATGCTCCCCTACCTCGTGAAGACGCTTCGGAAGGAGCCTCTCAAACCCACGAATCAAACCCTACCTTCTCTCAG GAGGACGTTTTCGCTGTACGATCAGATCAATCTCATCGACACCGTCCCCGATGATCAGCTTCGGTTTCAAGG GTACTCCGATACGGGATTTACTATCAACAAAGTAAAGTATGAGGGCAGCTTGCTTATTGTGGAGAACAAAATTATGTCGTGGGCCCCGAAGAAATTTTCGGAAATAACTACTGAAAG TTTATCAATCTTTCAAGTTCTCAGGCCTGTTCCAG AGATTCTGATTCTTGGCTGCGGAAGAAATGTTGAACCAGTGAGTCCTGCGCTTCGCCGTTTTATTAGATCTACAGGAATGAAATTGGAAGCAATCGATTCT AGAAATGCTGCCTCAACTTACAATATTCTGAATGAGGAAGGAAGACCAGTTGCTGCTGCACTTCTGCCCTATGGAGTCACTTCATGA
- the LOC109714483 gene encoding protein NRT1/ PTR FAMILY 7.3-like, protein MGNDSIVTRDGSVDWNGHPAIRRKTGGWFPGILLLVNQGLATLAFFGVGVNLVLFMTRVLQLDNAEAANRVSNWTGTAYVFSLVGAFVSDSYWGRYRTCAVFQIIFLAGLLELSLSSYFLLLKSCAPGDGKQKCAPPTKLEILIFYLSIYQIALGNGAYQPAATTFGADQFDEEDPEEGPSKMAFFSYFFMANNLGTLFSNTLVAYFEDKGRWVLSFWISSAAAFLALVLFFAATPWYRHFKPGGNPLTRVSQVIVAAVRNWKVRVPPQEEKLYEVDAKHCAINGGRKILHTPDFRFLDRAAVVTYPESPSQDEHRPSQPWSLCTITQVEEVKCILRLIPIWFCTIIYSVVYSQMSSVFIEQGVVMKTSVSGFHIPPACISIFEILGVVIFILLYRFYIVTFVSRVSKGKLKGLTELQRMGIGLVVSSIAMISAGVVEIQRLKHAKRACNTCRSSSSLSILWQIPQYVLIGASEVFMYVGQLEFFNNETPDGLKSFGSALYVASMSAGSYVSSLLVTIVMGITSKGDQIGWISENLNKGHMDRFYFLLAALNAVDLIFFVACAKRYRFMLLDGKEEGKDRDGMLDGEE, encoded by the exons ATGGGAAATGATAGCATCGTCACAAGAGATGGATCGGTTGATTGGAATGGCCACCCTGCCATCAGAAGGAAAACAGGTGGATGGTTTCCGGGGATTCTTCTGCTAG TGAATCAAGGGCTAGCAACCCTGGCATTCTTCGGTGTAGGGGTGAATCTGGTTCTGTTCATGACCAGAGTGCTGCAGCTGGATAATGCGGAGGCGGCGAACCGCGTGAGCAACTGGACGGGGACCGCCTACGTATTCTCGCTGGTGGGGGCTTTTGTCAGTGATTCCTACTGGGGCAGATACAGGACCTGCGCCGTGTTTCAGATAATCTTTCTTGCT GGGTTGCTGGAGTTATCACTGTCATCTTACTTCCTTCTGCTCAAATCATGCGCCCCTGGTGATGGAAAACAAAAGTGTGCGCCGCCGACGAAACTCGAGAtccttatattttacttatccATATACCAGATAGCCCTAGGAAATGGGGCCTATCAGCCGGCCGCCACTACATTCGGAGCGGACCAGTTCGACGAAGAAGACCCGGAGGAAGGACCGTCAAAGATGGCCTTCTTTAGTTATTTCTTCATGGCTAATAACCTCGGAACTCTTTTTTCGAACACTCTCGTCGCGTACTTTGAGGATAAAGGGAGGTGGGTGCTGAGCttttggatatcttcggcgGCCGCATTTCTCGCATTGGTGTTGTTCTTCGCGGCAACTCCGTGGTATCGGCATTTCAAGCCTGGTGGGAATCCTCTCACAAGAGTCTCACAAGTAATTGTTGCTGCTGTAAGGAATTGGAAGGTTAGAGTACCTCCACAAGAAGAGAAACTATATGAAGTTGATGCGAAGCACTGCGCCATAAACGGAGGTCGAAAGATACTGCATACACCGGACTTCAG GTTTTTGGACAGGGCGGCAGTTGTTACATACCCTGAATCTCCTTCGCAAGACGAGCACCGTCCTTCGCAGCCATGGAGCCTCTGCACGATCACGCAAGTGGAAGAAGTCAAGTGCATTCTGAGACTCATTCCCATATGGTTCTGCACCATAATCTACTCGGTCGTCTATTCTCAGATGTCTTCAGTATTTATCGAACAAGGCGTGGTCATGAAAACTTCAGTCTCCGGATTCCACATCCCTCCAGCATGCATATCTATCTTCGAGATACTAGGCGTGGTAATTTTCATCCTTTTGTACAGATTCTACATCGTTACCTTCGTCTCGAGAGTATCAAAGGGCAAGCTTAAGGGGCTAACCGAACTACAAAGAATGGGAATCGGGTTAGTCGTCTCATCAATCGCAATGATCTCTGCAGGAGTAGTGGAAATACAGAGGCTGAAACATGCTAAAAGAGCCTGCAACACCTGCAGAAGCTCGAGCTCTCTGAGTATCCTGTGGCAGATACCTCAGTATGTGCTAATCGGAGCTTCCGAAGTGTTTATGTATGTGGGTCAGCTGGAATTCTTCAATAATGAGACTCCAGACGGATTAAAGAGCTTCGGAAGCGCTCTCTATGTTGCATCGATGTCGGCGGGGAGTTATGTGAGCAGCTTGCTTGTGACAATAGTGATGGGCATAACAAGCAAAGGCGATCAGATCGGGTGGATATCAGAGAATCTCAACAAGGGTCACATGGACAGGTTCTATTTTCTACTAGCAGCACTTAATGCTGTCGACTTGATTTTCTTCGTCGCGTGTGCTAAGAGGTACAGATTCATGTTATTGGATGGAAAAGAGGAAGGGAAAGATCGCGATGGCATGTTGGACGGCGAGGAGTGA
- the LOC109714251 gene encoding probable serine/threonine-protein kinase At4g35230 isoform X2, whose protein sequence is MGCFQSKNANPQPGEQEPAPLEKPDLANGDGGEPDRVPAFKEYGLAELRAATKGFSTDLIVSESGEKAPNVVYRGRLDGGRLIAVKRFSKQSWPDPQQFVAEAAGVGKVRHKRLVNLIGCCAEGDERLLVAEYMPNDTLSKHLFHWDKKPLPWEMRLRVAYHIAQALDHCNAENRRIYHDLNAYRVLFDEDGDPCLSSFGLMKNSRDGKSYSTNLAYTPPEFLRTGRVIPESVIYSYGTVLLDLLSGKHIPPSHALDLIRGKNILLLMDSSLDGQYANEDAAKLVDLASKCLQFEARDRPNIKFLLSSVGPLQKQKEVASHVLMGITKATAVPPTILSPLGKACASMDLTAVHDILLKTGYKDEEGAENELSFQEWTQQVQEMVNTKKIGDIAFRDKDFKTAIDYYSKLVGMMPVPSATVFARRSFSYLMNGESELALRDAMQAQVCMPEWPTAFYLQALALSKLGMETDAQDMLNDGATFEAKKQNGWRT, encoded by the exons ATGGGTTGCTTCCAGTCGAAGAACGCCAACCCCCAACCCGGCGAGCAAGAACCCGCGCCGCTGGAGAAGCCGGATCTCG CCAATGGGGACGGGGGAGAGCCAGATCGCGTCCCGGCGTTCAAGGAGTACGGCCTCGCCGAGCTCCGCGCGGCGACGAAGGGCTTCAGCACCGACCTGATCGTGTCCGAGAGCGGCGAGAAGGCGCCGAACGTGGTCTACCGGGGCCGGCTCGACGGGGGCCGGCTCATCGCCGTAAAGCGCTTCTCCAAGCAGTCGTGGCCCGATCCCCAGCAGTTCGTG GCGGAGGCTGCCGGAGTCGGAAAGGTGCGCCATAAGAGGTTGGTGAACTTGATAGGATGCTGCGCAGAGGGCGATGAGCGGCTCCTGGTGGCAGAGTATATGCCTAATGATACACTTTCCAAGCATTTGTTTCACT GGGACAAAAAGCCACTACCATGGGAAATGCGTTTGAGGGTTGCATACCACATTGCTCAAGCCCTTGATCATTGCAATGCTGAAAATCGGAGAATCTATCATGACTTAAATGCTTATAGAGTTCTTTTTGATGAG GATGGTGATCCCTGTTTGTCAAGCTTTGGACTGATGAAGAATAGCCGTGATGGAAAAAGTTACAGCACCAACTTAGCTTATACCCCTCCAGAATTCCTACGGACAG GCAGAGTTATACCTGAGAGTGTGATCTATAGTTATGGAACAGTTCTTTTAGATCTTTTGAGTGGGAAGCATATTCCTCCTAGTCAT GCGCTAGATTTGATCAGAGGAAAGAACATATTGCTGTTGATGGACTCATCCTTGGACGGACAGTATGCCAATGAGGATGCTGCTAAATTGGTTGATCTTGCTTCAAAATGTTTACAGTTTGAGGCCAGGGACAGACCCAACATAAAGTTTCTTCTGTCTTCTGTAGGGCCTCTTCAGAAACAAAAGGAG GTGGCATCACATGTTTTAATGGGTATAACAAAAGCAACAGCAGTGCCACCGACAATTCTCTCTCCACTAGGGAAGGCTTGTGCAAGCATGGACCTTACCGCAGTACATGATATATTGCTTAAAACAGGTTACAAGGATGAAGAAGGTGCAGAAAATGAG cTTTCGTTTCAAGAATGGACTCAACAAGTGCAAGAGATGGTAAATACGAAAAAAATTGGAGATATTGCATTCAGAGATAAGGACTTTAAGACAGCCATTGATTATTACTCCAAG TTGGTGGGGATGATGCCGGTTCCCTCGGCCACAGTCTTTGCGAGGAGGAGCTTCTCCTACTTAATGAATGGCGAGTCAGAGCTCGCCCTGCGGGATGCCATGCAGGCCCAGGTGTGCATGCCCGAGTGGCCCACTGCCTTCTACCTCCAAGCCCTCGCCCTCTCGAAACTCGGCATGGAAACTGATGCCCAGGACATGCTCAATGATGGTGCCACTTTTGAAGCAAAGAAGCAGAATGGTTGGCGCACTTGA
- the LOC109714251 gene encoding probable serine/threonine-protein kinase At4g35230 isoform X1, producing the protein MGCFQSKNANPQPGEQEPAPLEKPDLANGDGGEPDRVPAFKEYGLAELRAATKGFSTDLIVSESGEKAPNVVYRGRLDGGRLIAVKRFSKQSWPDPQQFVAEAAGVGKVRHKRLVNLIGCCAEGDERLLVAEYMPNDTLSKHLFHWDKKPLPWEMRLRVAYHIAQALDHCNAENRRIYHDLNAYRVLFDEDGDPCLSSFGLMKNSRDGKSYSTNLAYTPPEFLRTGRVIPESVIYSYGTVLLDLLSGKHIPPSHKATYGFLLLSLTFQALDLIRGKNILLLMDSSLDGQYANEDAAKLVDLASKCLQFEARDRPNIKFLLSSVGPLQKQKEVASHVLMGITKATAVPPTILSPLGKACASMDLTAVHDILLKTGYKDEEGAENELSFQEWTQQVQEMVNTKKIGDIAFRDKDFKTAIDYYSKLVGMMPVPSATVFARRSFSYLMNGESELALRDAMQAQVCMPEWPTAFYLQALALSKLGMETDAQDMLNDGATFEAKKQNGWRT; encoded by the exons ATGGGTTGCTTCCAGTCGAAGAACGCCAACCCCCAACCCGGCGAGCAAGAACCCGCGCCGCTGGAGAAGCCGGATCTCG CCAATGGGGACGGGGGAGAGCCAGATCGCGTCCCGGCGTTCAAGGAGTACGGCCTCGCCGAGCTCCGCGCGGCGACGAAGGGCTTCAGCACCGACCTGATCGTGTCCGAGAGCGGCGAGAAGGCGCCGAACGTGGTCTACCGGGGCCGGCTCGACGGGGGCCGGCTCATCGCCGTAAAGCGCTTCTCCAAGCAGTCGTGGCCCGATCCCCAGCAGTTCGTG GCGGAGGCTGCCGGAGTCGGAAAGGTGCGCCATAAGAGGTTGGTGAACTTGATAGGATGCTGCGCAGAGGGCGATGAGCGGCTCCTGGTGGCAGAGTATATGCCTAATGATACACTTTCCAAGCATTTGTTTCACT GGGACAAAAAGCCACTACCATGGGAAATGCGTTTGAGGGTTGCATACCACATTGCTCAAGCCCTTGATCATTGCAATGCTGAAAATCGGAGAATCTATCATGACTTAAATGCTTATAGAGTTCTTTTTGATGAG GATGGTGATCCCTGTTTGTCAAGCTTTGGACTGATGAAGAATAGCCGTGATGGAAAAAGTTACAGCACCAACTTAGCTTATACCCCTCCAGAATTCCTACGGACAG GCAGAGTTATACCTGAGAGTGTGATCTATAGTTATGGAACAGTTCTTTTAGATCTTTTGAGTGGGAAGCATATTCCTCCTAGTCAT AAAGCCACTTATGGCTTTCTTTTATTGAGCTTGACATTTCAGGCGCTAGATTTGATCAGAGGAAAGAACATATTGCTGTTGATGGACTCATCCTTGGACGGACAGTATGCCAATGAGGATGCTGCTAAATTGGTTGATCTTGCTTCAAAATGTTTACAGTTTGAGGCCAGGGACAGACCCAACATAAAGTTTCTTCTGTCTTCTGTAGGGCCTCTTCAGAAACAAAAGGAG GTGGCATCACATGTTTTAATGGGTATAACAAAAGCAACAGCAGTGCCACCGACAATTCTCTCTCCACTAGGGAAGGCTTGTGCAAGCATGGACCTTACCGCAGTACATGATATATTGCTTAAAACAGGTTACAAGGATGAAGAAGGTGCAGAAAATGAG cTTTCGTTTCAAGAATGGACTCAACAAGTGCAAGAGATGGTAAATACGAAAAAAATTGGAGATATTGCATTCAGAGATAAGGACTTTAAGACAGCCATTGATTATTACTCCAAG TTGGTGGGGATGATGCCGGTTCCCTCGGCCACAGTCTTTGCGAGGAGGAGCTTCTCCTACTTAATGAATGGCGAGTCAGAGCTCGCCCTGCGGGATGCCATGCAGGCCCAGGTGTGCATGCCCGAGTGGCCCACTGCCTTCTACCTCCAAGCCCTCGCCCTCTCGAAACTCGGCATGGAAACTGATGCCCAGGACATGCTCAATGATGGTGCCACTTTTGAAGCAAAGAAGCAGAATGGTTGGCGCACTTGA